From Microbacterium sp. LWH11-1.2, one genomic window encodes:
- a CDS encoding Ig-like domain-containing protein, which translates to MKRMPIALCTAFLLAVGLALAPAGAQPASAAGPFEVYVSPDGDDSAAGTEDAPLKSLEAARDALRVERAANGLDEGATVYLRGGSYPRSESFELTAEDSGTADAPITYRSYPGETARLTGGVELDKNAFVPVDDPAVLDRIIDDSAHSRVLQLDLGALGITDYGQVSRHGYWKANDVSETPPMELYVGGEGQTLARWPNTDTVQMGEILDAGPVQGDADLQERGGTFTYTYDRPQYWTEAEDIWLDGIFGYSWEWSYNRIESIDTEAKTISLAYGEMSGLMKTWFEDFHFAENLLEELDAPGEYYIDRDAGILYHLPNAAFSTTDAEATVTMLDEPMIWTDETSHVRFDELVLEYGRATAAVILGGADVQITNSDIQNFADGGVLFNTPGRYTYDEIPVNRGGVDHAIVSSELRHIGGVAAVLQGGDAETLTPGNIRVENSHIHDFAYYHKAYNPALMFVGVGNIGRGNEIHDAPHPGIIVHGNNHLIEYNEIYDICKLFQDLGAIYMNAGATPQQRGTVISRNYFHDTGIGRLGVEGIYPDNLTRDLLIEENVFYRMGNDAIKNGSGDYITARNNVFVDTHIPYNNYEMWMGDEPGNKVDTDYMPGWIELFEENNGFVDTPYAAQHPELLTFFEEDHHFPAHNVFERNVTWNPTMPRSGDVNAHGARDVVELMSYADNWVTDSDPGFVDWQGEDFRLAEDAAVFDAVPGFAAIPFEQIGLQGSVGVSDGIDSIPLQSIHLPADEAAVPLGQSLSLAAEAVPWNADDTSVTYTSSDPAVASIDAGGVLTALAPGSVTVTATSVADPGLTDQMVVVVLDGDGVLHFTDFESGGNGWPVDGNLTLVEDESGDHWYRVRGGANGQLDRQFGEYVLQFQMRTPEELTEGGQMLIYDRSGATTAGYVRYQHLAAGSEWIIFDGAWGTVESVVLPAGEGLAPDTVYDIELVVTASGIRVSVDGELVIDGENPAPEVRGKVGFYVQDLAHVEFDDVRLSLVPVEVTGLTLSHESVGLAAGERLTLTASVTPPDARADVTWTSADPAIASVAEDGTVAGVAAGEVVITATSVVNPSVTAAATVSVTDPEYAVIDLGDRLTDAEGWPASEAVSVGDAGVSVTAEGVVGYAAETFGDGLLRFDATVDAFEDGWFGFAVRSDRPGDPPWVDGNKGYLVVIKEDVIEFQSWKPGQTMIDVIPNSTISAGTPHTIEFGVVAAGAEATAGSRLVLRVDGVTVWSRVDADAANTIASEGYLNVFHYVEGNGLLLAPTVGSSEPGEPGEPGGPSGPGNPTGPSASGGGLALTGGSVGWAAGALAAVLLILGTAFVLRRRSRV; encoded by the coding sequence ATGAAGCGCATGCCCATCGCCCTCTGCACCGCCTTCCTTCTGGCCGTCGGCCTCGCCCTGGCACCCGCAGGCGCGCAACCCGCATCTGCGGCCGGTCCCTTCGAGGTCTACGTCTCCCCCGACGGCGATGACTCCGCCGCCGGCACGGAGGATGCGCCGCTCAAGTCACTCGAGGCCGCGCGCGACGCGCTTCGAGTCGAGCGTGCGGCGAACGGCCTCGACGAAGGCGCGACCGTCTACCTCCGCGGCGGCTCGTATCCACGCTCCGAGTCGTTCGAACTCACCGCGGAGGACTCGGGGACCGCTGATGCCCCGATCACGTACCGCTCCTACCCGGGCGAGACCGCGCGTCTGACAGGGGGCGTCGAGCTCGACAAGAACGCCTTCGTGCCCGTGGACGATCCCGCGGTGCTCGACCGGATCATCGACGACTCCGCCCACAGCCGCGTCCTCCAGCTCGACCTCGGAGCGCTCGGCATCACGGATTACGGCCAGGTCAGCCGCCACGGATACTGGAAGGCCAACGACGTCAGCGAGACGCCGCCCATGGAGCTCTACGTCGGCGGAGAGGGCCAGACGCTCGCGCGCTGGCCCAACACGGACACCGTGCAGATGGGCGAGATCCTCGATGCCGGCCCGGTGCAGGGCGACGCGGACCTCCAGGAGCGCGGCGGCACCTTCACGTACACCTACGACCGCCCGCAGTATTGGACGGAAGCCGAGGACATCTGGCTCGACGGGATCTTCGGATACAGCTGGGAGTGGTCGTACAACCGCATCGAATCGATCGACACCGAAGCCAAGACGATCAGCCTCGCCTACGGCGAGATGTCGGGCCTCATGAAGACGTGGTTCGAGGACTTCCATTTCGCGGAGAACCTCCTCGAAGAGCTGGATGCCCCCGGCGAGTACTACATCGACCGCGATGCCGGCATCCTCTATCACCTGCCGAACGCCGCGTTCTCGACCACGGACGCCGAAGCCACGGTCACGATGCTCGACGAGCCGATGATCTGGACCGATGAGACATCGCACGTGCGCTTCGACGAGCTCGTCCTCGAATACGGACGCGCGACGGCAGCCGTCATCCTCGGCGGAGCCGATGTGCAGATCACGAACAGCGACATCCAGAACTTCGCCGACGGCGGCGTGCTGTTCAACACCCCGGGTCGCTACACCTACGACGAGATCCCGGTGAACCGAGGCGGCGTCGATCACGCGATCGTGTCATCCGAGCTGCGCCACATCGGCGGAGTGGCCGCCGTGCTCCAGGGCGGCGATGCCGAGACGCTGACGCCCGGCAACATCCGGGTGGAGAACTCGCACATCCACGACTTCGCCTACTACCACAAGGCCTACAACCCGGCGCTGATGTTCGTCGGGGTCGGCAACATCGGGCGCGGGAACGAGATCCACGATGCGCCTCACCCCGGGATCATCGTGCACGGCAACAATCATCTGATCGAGTACAACGAGATCTACGATATATGCAAGCTGTTCCAGGATCTCGGCGCGATCTACATGAACGCCGGCGCCACTCCCCAGCAGCGCGGCACGGTCATCTCGAGGAACTACTTCCATGACACCGGAATCGGCCGCCTGGGAGTGGAGGGCATCTATCCCGACAACCTCACCCGCGATCTCCTCATCGAGGAGAACGTGTTCTACCGGATGGGCAACGACGCGATCAAGAACGGCTCGGGCGACTACATCACCGCCAGGAACAACGTCTTCGTCGACACGCACATCCCCTACAACAACTACGAGATGTGGATGGGGGACGAACCGGGCAACAAGGTCGACACCGACTACATGCCGGGATGGATCGAGCTGTTCGAGGAGAACAACGGATTCGTCGACACTCCGTACGCCGCGCAGCACCCCGAGCTGCTGACGTTCTTCGAGGAGGACCATCACTTCCCCGCGCACAACGTCTTCGAGCGCAACGTCACCTGGAACCCGACGATGCCTCGCAGCGGTGATGTCAACGCGCATGGCGCCCGTGATGTCGTGGAGCTCATGAGCTACGCGGACAACTGGGTGACCGACTCCGATCCCGGTTTCGTGGACTGGCAGGGGGAGGACTTCCGGCTCGCCGAGGATGCAGCCGTCTTCGACGCGGTGCCCGGCTTCGCCGCCATCCCGTTCGAGCAGATCGGCCTGCAGGGTTCGGTCGGTGTCAGCGACGGCATCGACTCCATCCCGCTCCAGTCGATCCACCTCCCCGCCGATGAGGCGGCCGTGCCCCTCGGCCAATCCCTGTCCCTCGCGGCCGAGGCGGTGCCGTGGAATGCGGACGACACCTCGGTGACCTACACGAGCAGCGACCCGGCGGTGGCGTCCATCGATGCCGGTGGCGTGCTCACCGCTCTCGCTCCCGGCTCGGTGACGGTCACGGCGACCTCGGTCGCCGACCCCGGCCTCACCGATCAGATGGTCGTGGTCGTGCTCGACGGAGACGGCGTGCTGCACTTCACCGACTTCGAATCCGGCGGCAACGGGTGGCCGGTCGACGGCAACCTCACGCTCGTCGAGGACGAGAGCGGCGACCACTGGTACCGCGTGCGCGGAGGGGCGAACGGACAGCTGGATCGTCAGTTCGGCGAATACGTGCTCCAGTTCCAGATGCGCACCCCGGAGGAGCTCACCGAGGGCGGGCAGATGCTGATCTACGACCGCAGCGGAGCGACCACCGCGGGATACGTGCGCTATCAGCACCTCGCCGCCGGTTCGGAGTGGATCATCTTCGACGGCGCGTGGGGAACGGTCGAATCCGTCGTGCTGCCTGCGGGCGAGGGCCTCGCTCCCGACACCGTCTACGACATCGAGCTGGTGGTGACGGCATCCGGGATCCGAGTCAGCGTCGATGGCGAACTCGTGATCGACGGCGAGAACCCGGCGCCCGAGGTACGCGGGAAGGTCGGGTTCTACGTGCAGGATCTCGCACACGTCGAGTTCGACGACGTGCGCCTGTCGCTCGTTCCCGTGGAAGTGACGGGCCTGACCCTCTCGCACGAGTCGGTCGGGCTGGCGGCGGGCGAGCGCCTCACCCTCACCGCGTCCGTCACCCCGCCGGATGCGCGTGCCGATGTCACCTGGACGAGCGCCGACCCGGCCATCGCCTCGGTGGCGGAGGACGGGACCGTCGCCGGCGTCGCCGCCGGAGAAGTGGTGATCACGGCGACCTCCGTGGTGAACCCCTCGGTCACGGCTGCCGCGACCGTGTCCGTCACCGATCCGGAGTACGCCGTGATCGATCTCGGCGATCGACTCACCGATGCGGAGGGATGGCCGGCGTCGGAGGCCGTCTCGGTGGGCGACGCGGGCGTCTCGGTGACCGCCGAGGGTGTGGTCGGCTACGCGGCGGAGACGTTCGGCGACGGGCTCCTCAGGTTCGATGCCACCGTCGACGCCTTCGAGGACGGCTGGTTCGGTTTCGCGGTGCGCTCCGACCGTCCCGGCGATCCCCCGTGGGTCGACGGGAACAAGGGATACCTGGTCGTCATCAAGGAGGACGTCATCGAGTTCCAGAGCTGGAAGCCGGGCCAGACGATGATCGACGTCATCCCGAACTCGACGATCTCGGCCGGCACGCCCCACACCATCGAGTTCGGCGTCGTCGCCGCCGGAGCCGAGGCCACCGCCGGTTCCCGGCTGGTGCTGCGCGTCGACGGCGTCACGGTGTGGAGCCGGGTCGATGCGGACGCGGCGAACACGATCGCCTCGGAGGGCTACCTGAACGTCTTCCATTACGTCGAGGGCAACGGGCTGCTGCTCGCCCCGACGGTGGGCTCGTCGGAACCCGGAGAGCCCGGAGAGCCGGGCGGCCCGAGCGGGCCCGGGAACCCGACCGGGCCTTCCGCATCCGGCGGCGGTCTCGCGCTCACGGGCGGCTCTGTCGGCTGGGCCGCCGGAGCGCTCGCGGCGGTGCTGCTCATCCTGGGCACGGCGTTCGTCCTGCGTCGACGGTCGCGCGTCTGA
- a CDS encoding amidohydrolase family protein, which yields MTPIVDAHVHLWDVERMSIPWFRDGLRLPRSVTASELRGALAGTDVRSVLAVQAADTLGEARWLLSEVSSLPASRVVLQYEPHDQEWSGATGAAIEESGGRVAGMRVAAPAARADLADVPHLERLAEGLAETGRVMEVLIRAEQLPAVRGLAERHPSLAIVVCHLGLGMAEPTRRWRDDLRSLVDVPAVVAKFSGVARTPGDGRRLRSLFADAEAAVGVDRLMFGSDWPMSSRVLPYRDLIRLTAEAVGELDAVGARAFWSGTAARTYSLASS from the coding sequence ATGACTCCCATCGTCGATGCGCACGTGCACCTGTGGGACGTCGAGCGGATGTCGATCCCCTGGTTCCGTGACGGCCTCCGGCTGCCGCGATCGGTGACGGCATCCGAGCTGCGCGGGGCGTTGGCGGGAACGGACGTGCGCTCGGTCCTCGCCGTGCAGGCGGCGGACACCCTCGGCGAGGCGCGATGGCTGCTCAGCGAGGTCTCGTCGCTGCCGGCATCCCGCGTCGTGCTGCAATACGAGCCGCACGATCAGGAGTGGAGCGGCGCGACGGGTGCCGCGATCGAGGAATCCGGCGGCCGCGTGGCCGGCATGCGCGTGGCTGCACCCGCCGCTCGGGCGGATCTCGCCGACGTGCCGCACCTCGAAAGGCTCGCGGAGGGACTCGCGGAGACGGGAAGGGTCATGGAGGTGCTCATCCGGGCCGAGCAGCTCCCCGCGGTGCGAGGGCTCGCCGAACGGCATCCGTCCCTCGCCATCGTCGTGTGCCACCTCGGTCTCGGGATGGCGGAGCCGACCCGGCGATGGCGTGATGATCTGCGGTCGCTCGTCGACGTGCCCGCGGTCGTGGCGAAGTTCTCCGGCGTCGCACGGACGCCGGGCGATGGGCGGCGACTGCGTTCGCTCTTCGCCGATGCCGAGGCCGCGGTCGGAGTGGACCGGCTGATGTTCGGCAGCGATTGGCCGATGTCGTCTCGGGTGCTGCCCTACCGAGACCTCATCCGTCTGACGGCCGAAGCCGTCGGAGAGCTGGACGCTGTCGGTGCGCGAGCATTCTGGTCGGGTACCGCCGCGCGGACCTACTCGCTCGCCTCGTCCTGA
- a CDS encoding LysR family transcriptional regulator, producing the protein MDIRLLRAFVEAADRQTFSEAATALSITQPAFTKQIQQLESLVGTPLFHRGRHGAVLTAAGAELVGEARAIVDLATRFEARAKRVGDGEEGHLTIGFGLSSIGVAPRAVAAFRVSSPGVSVRLEDMSSSAQVDGVRREELDIGFTRLPVPRDLRAVSVLSDHLAIAHPAHWVPPADDTALPHWLDEHPLVRLSVGRGPGLAAQAARYVADVGAQPTIVQEADDLQTVLALVAAGIGIGIVPESARNIAPRHVGMRRLRGASASWKVGVVWNPRNETPVVRSFLDALATLPPVEA; encoded by the coding sequence ATGGATATCCGATTGCTGCGCGCGTTCGTCGAGGCCGCCGATCGGCAGACCTTCAGCGAAGCCGCGACAGCACTCTCCATCACCCAACCCGCGTTCACCAAGCAGATCCAGCAGCTCGAATCCCTGGTGGGAACACCCCTGTTCCACCGCGGGCGTCACGGCGCCGTGCTCACCGCCGCGGGCGCAGAACTTGTGGGCGAGGCCCGCGCGATCGTCGACCTCGCCACTCGTTTCGAGGCACGGGCGAAGCGCGTCGGCGACGGAGAAGAGGGTCATCTCACCATCGGCTTCGGGCTCTCCAGCATCGGGGTCGCACCCCGGGCGGTCGCGGCCTTCCGCGTGAGCTCCCCCGGGGTCTCCGTGCGCTTGGAGGACATGTCGTCATCGGCTCAGGTCGACGGTGTACGACGTGAGGAGCTGGATATCGGGTTCACCCGTCTTCCGGTTCCGCGCGACCTCCGGGCCGTCTCCGTCCTCTCGGATCATCTGGCGATCGCTCATCCCGCCCACTGGGTGCCTCCCGCAGACGACACGGCGCTTCCGCACTGGCTCGACGAGCATCCGCTCGTCCGGCTGTCCGTCGGCCGCGGCCCGGGACTCGCTGCGCAGGCCGCCCGCTATGTCGCGGATGTCGGAGCCCAGCCGACCATCGTCCAAGAGGCCGACGACCTCCAGACGGTCCTCGCGCTGGTCGCCGCAGGAATCGGCATCGGGATCGTGCCGGAGAGCGCGCGCAACATCGCGCCCCGGCACGTGGGCATGCGGCGCCTGCGCGGGGCGAGCGCCTCCTGGAAGGTCGGAGTGGTCTGGAACCCGCGGAACGAGACGCCGGTCGTCCGCTCGTTCCTCGACGCTCTCGCGACGCTGCCCCCCGTCGAGGCCTGA
- a CDS encoding LacI family DNA-binding transcriptional regulator: protein MSSSPTMADVARLAGVSKKTVSNYFNGYRYLRDETKTRIADAVQQLNYKVNISARNLSSGRTGAIGLAIPELAHPYFSEFAQAVVAAAQRRSVNVLVEVTGGDREHELDVLSGGNGRAVDGIIFGPLALGADDIAAATVDVPIVLIGDRADSRRFDFVTVDNERGAYDATSHLIASGRRRIVGLGGEESEAPAAASLRSQGFRAALREHGISMDADLLTGPIPWTRASGAAAVQGLLDAGVEFDAVFGLNDALALGALSALLTRGIAVPAEVAVIGFDNVEEAQFASPALTTVDSGLNWVAERAVELLLSRISGEISGPTSEIADHRVVVRATA from the coding sequence ATGAGCAGCTCACCGACGATGGCAGATGTCGCCCGCCTCGCCGGCGTATCGAAGAAGACCGTCTCCAACTACTTCAACGGCTACCGCTATCTGCGGGACGAGACGAAGACACGGATCGCCGACGCCGTGCAGCAGCTCAACTACAAGGTGAACATCTCGGCTCGGAACCTCAGCTCGGGGCGCACCGGCGCCATCGGTCTCGCCATCCCCGAACTCGCCCATCCGTATTTCTCCGAGTTCGCCCAGGCGGTGGTCGCCGCCGCTCAGCGACGGAGTGTGAACGTCCTGGTCGAGGTCACGGGCGGAGACCGCGAGCACGAGCTCGACGTGCTCAGCGGCGGCAATGGGCGAGCCGTGGACGGCATCATCTTCGGCCCCCTCGCCCTGGGAGCCGACGACATCGCCGCTGCGACCGTCGACGTGCCGATCGTGCTCATCGGCGACCGTGCCGACTCCCGCCGGTTCGATTTCGTGACCGTGGACAACGAGCGAGGTGCGTACGATGCGACCTCGCACCTGATCGCCTCGGGAAGACGACGGATCGTCGGCCTGGGCGGCGAGGAGAGCGAGGCCCCGGCCGCGGCGTCCTTGCGCTCCCAGGGCTTTCGCGCCGCCCTCCGCGAGCACGGCATCAGCATGGACGCCGACCTGCTCACCGGACCGATTCCGTGGACGCGCGCATCCGGAGCCGCCGCGGTTCAGGGGCTGCTCGACGCCGGAGTCGAGTTCGACGCCGTCTTCGGACTGAACGACGCACTTGCCCTGGGCGCATTGAGCGCGTTGCTCACGAGAGGAATCGCCGTACCCGCCGAGGTCGCGGTGATCGGCTTCGACAACGTCGAGGAGGCGCAGTTCGCGAGTCCCGCACTCACGACCGTCGACTCGGGATTGAACTGGGTCGCCGAACGCGCCGTCGAGCTCCTGCTCTCACGCATCTCCGGAGAGATCAGCGGCCCGACGTCCGAGATCGCCGACCACCGCGTCGTCGTGCGTGCGACGGCCTGA
- a CDS encoding SGNH/GDSL hydrolase family protein produces MSAHEILMFVGDSITDAGRDRSRPDSLGDGYVSLVAPELPGSRIINAGIAGDRVRDLSARWERDVLSHSPSTLTVYVGVNDTWRRFDDGDPTTSQEFEDALGDLLDVWPRDHAPRLILMEPFLLPVRSEQREWLDDLAGKRRAVAAIAAELDASFVPLHGILSEAAAGVGGEALAPDGVHPTATGSRIIADAWLDAYSGRA; encoded by the coding sequence ATGTCAGCACACGAGATCCTCATGTTCGTCGGCGACTCGATCACCGACGCGGGTCGCGATAGGAGCCGGCCGGATTCCCTGGGTGACGGGTATGTCTCCCTGGTGGCCCCCGAGCTGCCGGGTTCCCGGATCATCAATGCCGGCATCGCCGGCGACCGCGTCCGCGACCTGTCCGCCAGATGGGAGCGCGACGTCCTGTCCCACTCCCCCTCCACACTCACCGTGTATGTCGGCGTCAATGACACCTGGCGCCGGTTCGACGACGGAGATCCGACGACCTCGCAGGAATTCGAGGACGCCCTGGGCGACCTCCTCGACGTCTGGCCGCGCGACCATGCTCCCCGCCTGATCCTCATGGAGCCCTTCCTGCTTCCCGTGCGATCGGAGCAGCGCGAGTGGCTCGACGACCTTGCAGGGAAGAGGCGCGCGGTCGCCGCCATCGCTGCAGAGCTCGACGCATCGTTCGTCCCGCTGCACGGCATCCTCTCCGAGGCCGCGGCGGGTGTCGGCGGCGAAGCCCTCGCCCCCGACGGCGTGCACCCGACAGCCACGGGATCCCGCATCATCGCGGACGCCTGGCTCGACGCGTACAGCGGTCGGGCGTGA
- a CDS encoding beta-L-arabinofuranosidase domain-containing protein → MVRVSDSPVTPAAPARATALRPVDLRRVQLDEGFLGDWQRVNRDGTIPHVIERLESTGVLDNLRRLVGESDASFRGPLFADSDLYKALEAIGWEATRGEVTEFLPFVDESVRLLAAVQEDDGYLDSYYQGPHAGERFTDLSQGHEMYKLGHLVQAAVAWAHAGRTDLLEIALRYVELVHETFGAGGRNDIDGHPEIETALVELSRLTGDPRHRELAKRMLDLRGYRTIGEGQFGGAYYQDYTPVKESREATGHAVRQLYLLAGATDVELDDADAGYRPALYALWTSVHAHKMYVTGGLGSRHRGESFGDPYELPADRAYSETCAAIANLQWNWRMLLLDGDTKYADEMERGLYNAIAVSTAIDGKSYFYSNPLQLRSGHTHEEDAPSTRLDWYFCACCPPNLARLLSSISAYLLTESDDAVQFHLYAAGRYEIGDGVTAQVSTSFPWDASIEIAFDVPTVRTTQLRIPAWAQSATISVDGEPTTSVEAGYANVPAGVRAIALNLPVEPVFERAHPWVDGARGALALRRGPVLYCIEEADLADGVRLEDVVIPAQPVAEEAGYDAALRAPALTISGGRRRAVDRDLYSAEASASTTELGDVRAIPYFRWANRAPGAMRVWVPTV, encoded by the coding sequence ATGGTCCGCGTCTCTGACTCGCCCGTCACCCCCGCAGCTCCGGCGCGGGCAACCGCCCTTCGCCCCGTCGATCTGCGCCGCGTGCAGCTGGACGAGGGCTTCCTCGGGGACTGGCAGCGTGTGAACCGCGACGGGACAATCCCGCACGTGATCGAGCGTCTCGAGTCGACCGGCGTGCTCGACAACCTGCGCCGTCTGGTGGGGGAGAGCGACGCATCCTTCCGCGGCCCTCTTTTCGCGGATTCCGACCTGTACAAGGCGCTCGAGGCGATCGGCTGGGAGGCGACCCGCGGTGAGGTGACCGAGTTCCTCCCGTTCGTCGATGAGTCCGTCCGACTCCTCGCAGCGGTGCAGGAAGACGACGGCTACCTCGACAGCTATTACCAGGGCCCGCATGCGGGGGAGCGGTTCACCGATCTGTCGCAGGGGCACGAGATGTACAAGCTCGGCCACCTCGTCCAGGCGGCCGTCGCGTGGGCGCACGCCGGCCGGACCGATCTCCTCGAGATCGCCCTCCGCTATGTCGAACTCGTGCACGAGACCTTCGGTGCGGGTGGGCGCAACGACATCGACGGGCACCCCGAGATCGAGACGGCGCTCGTCGAGCTCTCCCGGCTCACCGGCGACCCGCGTCACCGTGAGCTGGCGAAGCGGATGCTCGACCTGCGGGGATACCGCACCATAGGCGAGGGTCAGTTCGGCGGCGCGTACTACCAGGACTACACGCCGGTCAAGGAGTCCCGTGAGGCGACGGGACACGCGGTCCGTCAGCTGTATCTGCTCGCTGGGGCGACGGATGTCGAGCTCGATGACGCGGATGCCGGGTATCGGCCGGCGCTGTATGCGCTCTGGACCAGCGTGCATGCGCACAAGATGTACGTCACGGGCGGCCTGGGCTCGCGCCACCGTGGGGAGTCGTTCGGAGACCCGTACGAACTGCCCGCCGACCGCGCCTATTCGGAGACGTGCGCGGCCATCGCGAACCTCCAGTGGAACTGGCGGATGCTGCTGCTGGACGGCGACACGAAGTACGCGGACGAGATGGAGCGCGGTCTCTACAACGCCATCGCGGTATCGACCGCGATCGACGGGAAGTCCTACTTCTACTCCAATCCCCTGCAGCTGCGCAGCGGGCATACGCACGAGGAGGATGCCCCGTCGACCCGCCTCGACTGGTACTTCTGCGCCTGCTGCCCGCCCAACCTGGCGCGTCTGCTCTCCTCCATCAGCGCCTACCTGCTCACGGAATCCGATGACGCCGTGCAGTTCCACCTCTACGCGGCCGGACGCTACGAGATCGGCGACGGGGTCACGGCCCAGGTCTCGACGTCCTTCCCGTGGGACGCGAGCATCGAGATCGCCTTCGACGTACCCACCGTCCGCACCACGCAGCTGCGCATCCCCGCGTGGGCGCAGAGTGCGACGATCTCCGTCGACGGGGAGCCGACCACATCGGTCGAAGCCGGCTACGCGAACGTGCCCGCGGGAGTGCGAGCGATCGCGTTGAACCTGCCCGTCGAGCCCGTGTTCGAGCGGGCGCATCCTTGGGTCGACGGTGCGCGGGGAGCGCTGGCGCTGCGCCGCGGACCGGTGCTGTACTGCATCGAGGAGGCGGATCTCGCCGACGGTGTCCGGCTCGAGGACGTCGTCATCCCCGCTCAGCCCGTCGCGGAAGAGGCCGGATACGACGCCGCCCTCCGCGCTCCCGCGCTGACGATCTCCGGAGGTCGCCGCCGAGCTGTGGACCGCGACCTCTACTCGGCGGAAGCGTCGGCGTCCACGACCGAACTCGGCGACGTCCGAGCCATCCCCTACTTCCGGTGGGCGAACCGCGCCCCCGGAGCCATGCGTGTGTGGGTGCCGACGGTCTGA
- a CDS encoding nitrilase family protein gives MTASAADLRVSVVQFEAAPADKAGNLATVRRLAMSAAEDGSRLVVFPEMCLVAYWHLTTSTTERLRELAEPADGPLVRALKEIAADLGVGIGAGFLESDGDELFNSYAVCFPDGTVHIHRKLHAFEHEAISSGSDYTVFDTPWGVRMAILICWDNNLVENVRAVALLGATVLIAPHQTGGTSSRSPHGMKVIPSELWRDRFENPEALREAVDGPNGRGWLLRWLPARAHDNGIFLLFSNGIGPDDDEIRTGNAMILDPYGRIVAETPVADEAVVTADLDMDLLPLSTGRRWLLGRRPELYGVLTQRSGLERDARTARHSDVPVPDDFRIEG, from the coding sequence ATGACCGCATCCGCAGCCGACCTCCGCGTGTCCGTGGTGCAGTTCGAAGCCGCTCCGGCGGACAAGGCCGGCAACCTCGCGACGGTGCGGCGCCTCGCCATGTCTGCGGCCGAGGACGGATCGCGCCTGGTCGTGTTCCCGGAGATGTGCCTGGTGGCGTATTGGCACCTCACCACGTCGACCACCGAGCGCCTGCGTGAACTCGCAGAGCCGGCTGATGGGCCGCTGGTCCGGGCCCTGAAGGAGATCGCCGCTGACCTCGGCGTGGGCATCGGGGCGGGCTTCCTGGAGTCCGACGGCGACGAGCTGTTCAACTCCTACGCCGTCTGCTTCCCCGACGGCACCGTACACATCCATCGCAAGCTCCACGCCTTCGAGCACGAGGCGATCTCGAGCGGCAGCGACTACACGGTGTTCGACACGCCCTGGGGCGTGCGCATGGCGATCCTGATCTGCTGGGACAACAACCTCGTCGAGAACGTGCGAGCGGTCGCGCTGCTCGGAGCAACGGTGCTCATCGCTCCCCACCAGACCGGCGGCACGAGCTCGCGCAGCCCGCACGGCATGAAGGTGATTCCGTCCGAGCTCTGGCGCGACCGGTTCGAGAACCCCGAGGCTCTGCGGGAGGCGGTCGACGGTCCGAACGGGCGAGGCTGGCTCCTGCGCTGGCTCCCTGCCCGCGCACACGACAACGGGATCTTCCTGCTCTTCAGCAACGGCATCGGCCCTGACGACGACGAGATCCGCACGGGGAACGCGATGATCCTCGACCCGTACGGGCGGATCGTCGCCGAGACGCCCGTCGCCGACGAAGCGGTGGTGACCGCCGACCTCGACATGGATCTCCTTCCGCTGTCGACCGGTCGCCGGTGGCTCCTGGGCCGCCGCCCGGAGCTCTACGGCGTCCTCACGCAGCGCTCCGGTCTGGAACGCGACGCGCGCACCGCGCGCCACTCCGATGTCCCCGTCCCGGACGACTTCCGGATCGAGGGCTGA
- a CDS encoding GntR family transcriptional regulator, protein MSDVFSSVTGLQKGLLSDQIYVLIKAMIKDATLHPGEQLVESQLARKLEVSQAPVRDALKRLSHEGLVTHIRHQGNFVARYSDEEVEQAKVARAALESLAGSLTCGRLDDATRRRLSGLIDEMHTAAHDLRLGEFRELDFAFHRAVIEASGNGYLPRMWDIIEPSLRSMHVLGDPHFPGDWVQVADWHRSLLDVLEGSDPAAAAELFRAHAAGTLLVPTDQDEASE, encoded by the coding sequence ATGAGCGATGTGTTCAGCTCGGTCACCGGTCTGCAGAAAGGCCTGCTCTCCGACCAGATCTATGTGCTGATCAAGGCCATGATCAAGGATGCGACCCTGCACCCGGGAGAACAGCTCGTCGAGTCTCAGCTGGCCCGCAAGCTCGAGGTCAGTCAGGCCCCGGTCCGCGATGCGCTCAAGCGGCTCTCGCACGAGGGTCTGGTGACGCACATCCGTCACCAGGGCAACTTCGTCGCCAGGTACTCCGACGAAGAGGTGGAGCAGGCGAAGGTCGCTCGAGCCGCTCTCGAATCGCTCGCCGGCTCGCTCACCTGCGGTCGTCTGGATGACGCGACGCGGCGCCGCCTCAGCGGCCTCATCGACGAGATGCACACCGCCGCCCACGACCTGCGCCTCGGTGAGTTCCGCGAGCTCGACTTCGCGTTCCACCGGGCGGTCATCGAGGCGAGCGGCAACGGCTATCTCCCTCGGATGTGGGACATCATCGAGCCGAGCCTGCGATCGATGCACGTGCTCGGCGACCCGCATTTCCCGGGAGACTGGGTGCAGGTGGCGGATTGGCACCGCAGCCTCCTCGATGTGCTCGAAGGATCCGATCCGGCCGCCGCCGCAGAGCTCTTCCGCGCCCACGCCGCCGGAACGCTGCTCGTCCCGACCGATCAGGACGAGGCGAGCGAGTAG